A region of Roseobacter litoralis Och 149 DNA encodes the following proteins:
- a CDS encoding phenylacetate--CoA ligase family protein, which translates to MKKHSDLFFDSLELRTADERAGHLRRTLPRQIAKAQKLQGYAGRLDAFDADTITDVATLADLPVLRKSDLGHAQSMHMPFGNFTTKPATGFSHIFQSPGPIYEPFDVNHDWFRMGRFLHAVGIGNGDIVQNCFGYHLTPAGAIFESGAHAVGATVLPAGTGQTELQVTAARDVGTTAYAGTPDFLKVILDKADDMGIELKIAKAAVGGGALFPSLRKEYAERGILCLQCYATADLGNIAYESPAMEGLILDEQVVVEIVTPGTGIPVPEGEVGEVIVTTLNPDYPLIRFSTGDLSAFMEGESPCGRTNRRIKGWMGRADQTAKVKGMFVRPEQVASFVDHHEEVVKARVVITRADEQDAMTVKVEANDTADATRYASSVVETLKLKAVVEVVPVGSLPKDGMVIEDQRSYD; encoded by the coding sequence ATGAAAAAACATTCAGATTTATTTTTTGACAGCTTGGAATTACGCACAGCAGATGAACGCGCCGGGCATTTGCGCCGGACATTACCCCGGCAAATCGCCAAGGCCCAGAAACTGCAAGGATATGCAGGACGCTTGGACGCATTCGATGCCGACACCATAACAGACGTGGCAACACTGGCGGACCTGCCTGTGCTGCGCAAATCCGATCTGGGCCATGCGCAATCAATGCATATGCCGTTCGGCAACTTCACCACGAAACCGGCCACCGGTTTCAGCCATATATTCCAGTCACCGGGCCCGATTTACGAACCCTTCGATGTGAACCATGACTGGTTTCGCATGGGCCGCTTTCTGCATGCGGTTGGCATTGGCAACGGGGATATCGTCCAGAACTGTTTTGGCTATCACCTGACACCTGCAGGAGCCATTTTTGAAAGCGGCGCCCATGCCGTAGGGGCGACGGTCCTGCCCGCCGGAACGGGCCAGACTGAACTACAGGTCACTGCGGCACGGGACGTCGGCACCACCGCCTATGCGGGCACGCCGGATTTCCTCAAAGTCATTCTGGATAAAGCAGATGACATGGGCATCGAGTTGAAGATTGCCAAGGCGGCAGTTGGCGGCGGCGCGCTCTTTCCGTCCCTGCGTAAGGAATATGCGGAGAGGGGCATCCTGTGTTTGCAGTGCTATGCGACGGCAGATTTGGGAAACATCGCCTATGAATCACCTGCGATGGAAGGGCTCATTCTGGATGAACAGGTTGTCGTTGAGATTGTCACACCCGGAACCGGGATACCTGTGCCGGAGGGGGAAGTTGGCGAGGTCATTGTCACCACACTGAACCCCGATTACCCGCTGATCCGTTTTTCCACCGGTGACCTGAGCGCGTTCATGGAAGGTGAAAGCCCGTGTGGTCGCACAAATCGCAGGATCAAAGGGTGGATGGGGCGCGCAGATCAGACAGCCAAGGTCAAGGGGATGTTCGTGCGCCCCGAACAGGTCGCGTCTTTTGTCGATCATCACGAGGAAGTCGTGAAGGCACGCGTTGTCATCACCCGCGCGGACGAGCAAGACGCGATGACCGTCAAGGTTGAGGCAAACGACACTGCAGATGCAACGCGCTATGCTTCGAGTGTTGTGGAGACCCTCAAGTTGAAGGCGGTGGTGGAA
- a CDS encoding ABC transporter ATP-binding protein translates to MFDAAEGQTENVLEVNNIEVIYNHVILVLKGVSLNVPRGGITALLGGNGAGKTTTLKAISGLLASERGEVTKGSIKYRGKVIQHQDPADTVKSGVVQVMEGRHCFEHLTVEENLLTGAYTRREGKAAIQRDLEMVYDYFPRLKERRKSQAGYTSGGEQQMTAIGRALMSKPETILLDEPSMGLAPQLVEQIFEIVKSVNENEGVTFLLAEQNTNVALRFAHYGYILESGRVVMDGPAADLRENPDVKEFYLGMSEQGRKSFRDVRSYRRRKRWLS, encoded by the coding sequence ATGTTCGACGCAGCAGAGGGCCAGACCGAAAACGTTCTCGAAGTGAACAACATCGAGGTCATCTACAACCATGTGATTCTCGTTCTGAAAGGTGTGAGCCTGAATGTGCCGCGAGGGGGTATTACTGCCTTGCTGGGCGGGAACGGTGCTGGCAAGACGACGACCCTCAAGGCGATCTCGGGCCTCTTGGCTTCCGAACGTGGTGAGGTCACGAAAGGCTCGATCAAATACCGTGGCAAGGTGATCCAGCATCAGGATCCCGCGGATACTGTGAAATCCGGTGTCGTGCAGGTCATGGAAGGGCGGCACTGCTTTGAACACCTCACGGTCGAAGAAAACCTGCTGACCGGAGCTTACACCCGGCGCGAGGGCAAAGCCGCGATCCAACGCGATCTGGAAATGGTCTATGACTATTTCCCGCGCCTGAAAGAGCGGCGTAAAAGTCAGGCGGGTTATACTTCAGGCGGGGAGCAGCAGATGACCGCGATCGGGCGGGCGCTGATGTCAAAACCGGAGACGATTCTGCTGGATGAACCCTCGATGGGCCTCGCCCCTCAGTTGGTTGAGCAAATTTTCGAGATCGTGAAATCTGTGAACGAAAACGAGGGCGTAACCTTTTTATTGGCCGAACAGAACACAAACGTGGCGCTGCGCTTTGCGCATTACGGGTATATTTTGGAATCCGGACGTGTTGTGATGGACGGGCCCGCAGCGGATTTGCGGGAAAACCCGGACGTGAAGGAATTCTATTTGGGTATGTCGGAACAGGGGCGGAAGTCTTTTCGCGATGTGCGCAGTTATCGTCGACGCAAGCGTTGGCTAAGCTGA
- a CDS encoding ABC transporter substrate-binding protein translates to MKYKIGTWAVAALMAASPVMADLVFPSLSYRTGPYAANGIPFADGYADYFTLLNERDGGIGGVMTRVPECETGYNTEKGVECYESTKGEGALVYQPLSTGITYQLIPKATADGIPVHSMGYGRTSAKDGTVFRNIFNYPANYWDGASFAIKHLLEVNDGSLDGKKIALVYHNSAYGKEPIRTLEELSEKHGFELLLLAVDHPGQEQKSQWLQIRRERPDNVIMYGWGVMNQVAIQEAANIRFPMENFIGIWWSGSENDVRPAGGAADGYKALAFHNVGSDFPVFEDIQKYVVDAGKAAGAGDQIGTVLYNRGLYAAMLAAEAAKTAQEIHGVAEITAPMMRDGMEALKITEEKMAALGLPNFGPAFDVSCENHGGGGFVAMAQWSGTNDQWTLISDYEQSDQDVIGPLIAEDAAAFAAENNITPGCN, encoded by the coding sequence ATGAAATACAAAATAGGAACCTGGGCCGTTGCGGCCCTGATGGCGGCAAGCCCGGTAATGGCGGACCTCGTGTTCCCGTCGCTGAGCTATCGTACCGGTCCATATGCCGCGAATGGGATCCCTTTTGCGGATGGCTATGCGGATTACTTTACGCTGCTGAACGAACGCGATGGCGGGATCGGCGGTGTCATGACGCGGGTCCCCGAATGCGAAACCGGGTACAACACCGAAAAGGGTGTGGAGTGTTATGAAAGCACCAAGGGGGAGGGCGCGCTGGTCTATCAACCCCTGTCGACCGGCATCACCTATCAGCTGATCCCGAAGGCGACGGCAGATGGTATTCCGGTTCATTCGATGGGCTATGGCCGCACCTCTGCCAAGGATGGCACGGTTTTCCGCAACATCTTTAACTATCCTGCGAACTATTGGGATGGCGCGTCCTTTGCGATCAAGCATCTGCTGGAGGTGAACGACGGGTCGCTTGATGGCAAAAAGATCGCGCTGGTCTATCATAACTCTGCCTATGGCAAGGAACCGATCCGCACGCTCGAAGAGCTGTCGGAAAAGCACGGGTTCGAGCTGTTGTTGCTGGCGGTGGATCACCCCGGACAGGAACAGAAATCGCAGTGGCTGCAGATTCGTCGCGAACGCCCTGACAATGTCATCATGTATGGCTGGGGTGTGATGAATCAGGTCGCCATTCAGGAAGCCGCGAACATCCGATTCCCGATGGAAAATTTCATTGGCATCTGGTGGTCTGGGTCTGAAAACGATGTCCGCCCGGCGGGCGGTGCCGCTGATGGGTATAAGGCGTTGGCCTTCCACAATGTCGGCAGTGATTTCCCTGTGTTCGAGGACATCCAGAAATATGTTGTGGATGCGGGTAAAGCTGCTGGAGCGGGGGATCAGATCGGTACGGTTCTGTATAACCGCGGCCTTTACGCGGCGATGCTGGCGGCTGAAGCGGCCAAGACCGCGCAGGAAATCCATGGAGTTGCGGAAATTACGGCACCCATGATGCGCGACGGTATGGAAGCCCTCAAGATCACCGAAGAGAAGATGGCGGCACTTGGGCTGCCAAACTTCGGCCCTGCGTTCGATGTGTCCTGTGAAAACCACGGTGGTGGTGGCTTTGTCGCCATGGCGCAGTGGAGCGGGACAAATGACCAGTGGACGCTGATTTCCGATTACGAACAGTCGGATCAGGATGTCATCGGGCCGTTGATCGCTGAGGATGCCGCAGCCTTTGCAGCTGAAAATAACATCACACCGGGCTGTAACTAG
- a CDS encoding branched-chain amino acid ABC transporter permease: MLYREAGDFSTTYPEDSQTFPIRFDRYRYYVVLFIAIVVIPFMVNDYWVNSIFMPFLIYSIAAIGLNILVGYCGQVSLGTGGFMAVGAYACYKLMTAFPDVSMFIHVLLAGAITAAVGVLFGLPSLRIKGFYLAVATLAAQFFLVWMFNRVSWFYNYSASGQINAPERDTFGIIITGPNTDAWAAYVFCLIFTIACAVIARNLTRGAMGRQWMAIRDMDIAAEIIGVNPLKAKLTAFAVSSFFVGISGALFFAIYLGAVEVGEVFGITKSFLVLFMIIIGGLGSIFGSFAGAAFLVLLPVLLKVIGVDWFGWPTDIVAHLNLVVVGALIILFLIVEPHGLAQLWRLAKEKLRLWPFPH, from the coding sequence ATGCTCTATCGTGAAGCAGGTGATTTCAGCACAACCTACCCTGAAGACAGCCAGACCTTTCCGATCCGGTTTGACCGGTATCGCTACTATGTGGTGTTGTTCATCGCGATTGTCGTCATTCCCTTTATGGTCAACGATTATTGGGTCAATTCGATCTTTATGCCCTTCTTGATCTATTCAATTGCGGCAATCGGGTTGAATATTCTGGTGGGATATTGTGGGCAGGTGAGCCTTGGCACGGGCGGTTTCATGGCTGTGGGGGCCTACGCTTGTTACAAACTGATGACGGCGTTTCCTGACGTGAGCATGTTCATTCACGTGCTTTTGGCAGGCGCTATCACGGCCGCCGTTGGCGTGCTTTTTGGTCTGCCTTCCTTGCGGATCAAGGGATTTTATCTGGCCGTTGCGACGCTGGCTGCGCAGTTCTTTCTGGTCTGGATGTTTAACCGTGTTTCCTGGTTTTATAACTATTCGGCCTCGGGTCAGATCAACGCGCCCGAGCGGGACACCTTTGGAATCATCATCACAGGCCCCAATACGGATGCATGGGCGGCCTATGTGTTTTGCCTGATTTTCACCATTGCCTGCGCCGTTATCGCGCGCAACCTCACGCGGGGGGCGATGGGGCGGCAGTGGATGGCGATCCGGGATATGGACATCGCAGCGGAGATTATCGGGGTGAACCCGCTCAAGGCCAAGCTGACGGCCTTTGCTGTCAGTTCGTTCTTTGTGGGCATTTCAGGTGCCTTGTTCTTTGCGATTTATCTGGGTGCTGTGGAGGTCGGTGAGGTCTTTGGGATCACCAAGTCGTTCCTTGTGCTCTTCATGATCATCATTGGTGGCTTGGGGTCGATCTTTGGCTCTTTCGCGGGGGCTGCATTTCTGGTGCTGCTGCCTGTGTTGCTCAAGGTGATTGGTGTTGATTGGTTTGGCTGGCCCACGGATATCGTGGCACACCTCAATCTGGTCGTCGTGGGTGCGTTGATCATACTGTTTTTGATCGTTGAACCGCATGGGCTTGCACAGCTTTGGCGTCTGGCCAAGGAAAAGCTACGCTTGTGGCCTTTCCCGCACTAG
- a CDS encoding SHOCT domain-containing protein produces the protein MTAVLNEIRNLDARLGRGEITPAEYEAARGRLLHDIEDAQSDFIDITPAPEARNAPRQGSSALGLGLVVCLLVMSLCISLTLLFLPDLNLALTLGVTILAALSVALLQVKDD, from the coding sequence ATGACGGCAGTACTAAACGAAATCAGAAATCTGGATGCGCGGCTTGGTCGTGGGGAAATTACCCCGGCCGAGTATGAAGCAGCGCGCGGACGGCTCCTGCACGATATCGAAGACGCGCAAAGCGATTTCATCGACATCACACCGGCGCCCGAGGCACGCAATGCGCCACGACAAGGATCATCTGCATTGGGTCTTGGTCTGGTGGTATGTCTGTTGGTCATGAGCCTGTGCATCAGCCTGACCTTGCTGTTCCTGCCCGATCTCAATCTGGCGCTGACCTTGGGCGTGACGATCCTCGCCGCGCTCAGCGTCGCATTGTTGCAGGTCAAAGACGACTGA
- a CDS encoding branched-chain amino acid ABC transporter permease produces the protein MPEQLLWTAEVFLNGLMAGVLYALVALGFVLIYKASGIFNFAQGVMALFAAMTLYGIMNGQVPFAHLINAIFGTEIHYFGWNVPALAAIFLTMGVMVLFSWLVQRYIFRFLVGQEPIILFMATIGLAYFLEGVGDLMWGSDIKTLEVGLPQGINETIDAVTFEAFGYGFFIDNLDIVASIVAAILVLGLVLFAQYTKQGRAMRAVADDHQAALSVGVSLNFIWILVWSLAGFVALVAGIMWGAKSGVQFSLSLIALKALPVLMLGGFTSIPGAIVGGLIIGVGEKLFEFLIGQPYLGGATENWFAYMLALVFLLFRPQGLFGEKIIERV, from the coding sequence ATGCCTGAACAACTGCTTTGGACCGCTGAGGTTTTTCTGAACGGGCTTATGGCCGGGGTTCTTTATGCGCTTGTGGCGCTGGGGTTCGTGCTGATCTACAAGGCCAGCGGAATTTTCAACTTTGCCCAAGGCGTCATGGCGCTTTTCGCGGCGATGACGCTGTACGGCATCATGAATGGTCAGGTGCCTTTTGCGCATCTGATCAATGCGATTTTCGGCACCGAGATCCATTATTTTGGCTGGAATGTGCCCGCGCTGGCGGCGATTTTCCTGACGATGGGAGTCATGGTGCTGTTCAGTTGGCTGGTGCAGCGATATATTTTCCGGTTTTTGGTCGGGCAGGAGCCGATTATCCTGTTCATGGCGACCATCGGGCTGGCCTATTTCCTCGAAGGCGTTGGGGATTTGATGTGGGGCTCAGACATCAAAACGCTTGAAGTCGGCCTGCCGCAGGGCATCAACGAGACCATAGACGCCGTGACCTTCGAGGCCTTTGGATACGGATTTTTCATCGATAATCTGGACATCGTGGCTTCGATTGTGGCCGCCATTCTGGTGCTGGGCCTCGTGTTGTTTGCGCAATACACCAAGCAGGGCCGGGCGATGCGGGCGGTGGCGGATGACCATCAGGCGGCGTTGTCGGTAGGCGTGTCGCTCAATTTCATCTGGATACTGGTGTGGTCGCTGGCGGGTTTCGTAGCCCTTGTTGCCGGTATCATGTGGGGGGCGAAATCGGGTGTGCAGTTTTCGCTGTCCCTTATTGCGCTCAAAGCGCTCCCGGTGCTGATGCTGGGCGGTTTCACCTCGATCCCCGGCGCGATCGTTGGCGGTCTGATCATCGGGGTTGGTGAAAAGTTATTCGAGTTTCTGATTGGTCAGCCGTACCTTGGCGGCGCCACGGAAAACTGGTTTGCCTATATGTTGGCGCTGGTATTCCTGCTGTTCCGGCCTCAGGGCCTCTTTGGGGAGAAGATCATTGAGCGCGTGTGA
- a CDS encoding ABC transporter ATP-binding protein — MKDTIDGYVTEDGRQIGPVVMEMKNITLRFGGVEAIKDISFDIRKGEIRAIIGPNGAGKSSMLNVISGFYVPQEGQVFYQGAPRPALKPYQVARQGIARTFQNIALFEGMSVLDNVMTGRLTHMKTNIWRQAIWRGKAEAEETENREVAEKIIDFLEIQAIRKTPVSRLPYGLKKRVELARALAAEPSLLLLDEPMAGMNVEEKEDMSRFILDVNDEFGTTIALIEHDMGVVMDLSDRVVVMDYGKKIGDGTPDEVRNNQAVIDAYLGVAHD, encoded by the coding sequence ATGAAAGATACTATTGACGGCTACGTGACCGAAGATGGCCGCCAGATCGGTCCAGTGGTGATGGAGATGAAGAACATCACCCTGCGTTTTGGCGGAGTGGAGGCGATCAAGGACATCTCTTTTGACATCCGCAAGGGGGAGATCCGCGCGATCATTGGGCCGAATGGGGCCGGGAAGTCTTCGATGCTGAATGTCATTTCCGGGTTTTACGTCCCGCAGGAAGGACAGGTGTTCTATCAGGGTGCACCGCGTCCCGCGTTGAAGCCCTATCAGGTGGCGCGGCAAGGCATTGCGCGCACGTTCCAGAACATCGCCTTGTTCGAGGGGATGTCGGTGCTTGATAATGTCATGACGGGGCGTTTGACGCATATGAAAACAAACATCTGGCGGCAGGCGATCTGGCGTGGCAAAGCCGAAGCCGAAGAGACTGAGAACCGGGAAGTTGCTGAAAAGATTATTGATTTCCTCGAAATTCAGGCGATCCGCAAGACCCCTGTGTCCCGGCTGCCCTATGGGTTGAAAAAGCGTGTGGAACTGGCGCGGGCCTTGGCGGCGGAGCCGTCTTTGTTGCTGCTGGATGAGCCGATGGCGGGCATGAACGTGGAGGAGAAAGAGGACATGAGCCGCTTTATCCTTGATGTGAACGATGAATTTGGCACGACAATTGCGCTGATCGAGCATGACATGGGCGTGGTCATGGACCTTTCAGACCGGGTGGTTGTGATGGATTACGGCAAAAAGATCGGCGACGGCACCCCGGACGAGGTGCGCAACAATCAGGCGGTGATCGACGCCTATCTGGGGGTGGCGCATGACTGA
- a CDS encoding AMP-binding protein: MSIVSTQVDGPQSVPALLHRNAKEFADAPAYREKEYGIWQSWTWAETLEEVEALALGLVDLGVQEGDFIAVIGRNRPRLYWSMIAAEMVGAVPVPLYQDAVAEEMAYVLSHCGARFVIVGDQEQVDKVIEIRDQLPSFEQMLYLDPRGLRKYDHAKLHQYTHVQDAGRAKRDELLPEITARQAKLNYDSTCVMLYTSGTTGKPKGVVLSNRNVIETSKSSSEFDDLRQTDSILAYLPMAWVGDFIFSVGQALWTGFCTNCPESAETMHTDLREIGPTYYFAPPRVFETQLTNVMIRMEDAGRFKKWLFDYFMAHARRVGPDILDGQPVNQWDRFKYNIGELAIYGPLKNTLGFSRIRVGYTAGEAIGPEIFDFFRSLGINLKQLYGQTEATVFITAQPDGEVRSDTVGVTCPGVELKIAENGEVFYRSPGVFVEYFKNPESTADTKDAEGWVATGDAGFIEEDTGHLRIIDRAKDVGKMADGSLFAPKYVENKLKFFPNILEVVVFGNERDECTAFINIDLTAVGNWAERNNIGYASYQELARHPQVMAMIQEHVEEVNTSVAEDVMLSGCQVHRFVVLHKELDADDGELTRTRKVRRRIIEEKYADIIAALYDGSPEISTVTEVTYEDGRKGSISATLEVRVAAVQPVGARMAAQ; the protein is encoded by the coding sequence TTGAGTATAGTTTCAACGCAGGTCGACGGACCACAGTCCGTCCCGGCGCTGCTTCATCGTAATGCCAAAGAGTTCGCGGACGCACCTGCATACCGTGAAAAAGAGTATGGGATCTGGCAGTCCTGGACATGGGCCGAAACCTTGGAAGAGGTTGAGGCACTGGCCCTCGGGTTGGTTGACCTTGGCGTGCAGGAAGGTGATTTCATTGCGGTTATCGGACGCAACCGCCCCCGTTTGTACTGGTCGATGATCGCCGCCGAAATGGTCGGTGCGGTGCCGGTTCCGCTTTATCAGGACGCGGTGGCCGAGGAGATGGCCTATGTTCTCAGCCATTGCGGCGCGCGATTTGTTATCGTGGGGGATCAGGAACAGGTCGATAAAGTCATCGAAATCCGCGACCAGCTGCCGAGCTTTGAACAGATGCTCTATCTCGATCCCAGAGGGTTGCGCAAATACGACCATGCGAAATTACACCAATACACGCATGTGCAGGATGCAGGCCGGGCAAAGCGAGACGAATTGCTGCCAGAGATTACCGCCCGGCAAGCAAAGCTGAATTATGACAGCACCTGCGTTATGCTCTATACGTCCGGCACAACGGGCAAGCCAAAAGGCGTCGTTTTGAGCAACCGCAATGTCATTGAAACCTCCAAATCATCGTCGGAATTTGATGATCTGCGGCAAACGGATTCGATTCTGGCCTATTTGCCGATGGCATGGGTCGGGGATTTCATTTTCTCGGTGGGTCAGGCGCTGTGGACAGGGTTTTGCACCAACTGCCCGGAAAGTGCCGAGACGATGCACACTGACCTGCGTGAAATCGGTCCGACCTATTATTTTGCCCCGCCGCGCGTTTTCGAGACGCAGTTGACCAATGTAATGATTCGTATGGAAGATGCGGGCCGGTTCAAAAAATGGCTGTTTGATTATTTCATGGCCCATGCGCGCCGCGTCGGGCCGGATATTCTGGATGGCCAACCGGTGAACCAATGGGACCGCTTCAAATATAACATTGGCGAATTGGCGATCTATGGCCCCCTGAAGAACACATTGGGGTTCAGCCGTATTCGCGTGGGCTATACCGCCGGCGAAGCGATCGGGCCTGAGATTTTCGACTTTTTTCGCTCACTCGGGATCAACCTCAAACAGCTTTACGGGCAGACCGAAGCGACCGTGTTCATCACCGCGCAACCCGATGGCGAAGTGCGATCCGACACGGTTGGTGTGACCTGCCCTGGCGTTGAATTGAAAATCGCGGAGAATGGCGAAGTCTTTTACCGCAGTCCGGGCGTGTTCGTAGAGTATTTCAAAAACCCCGAAAGCACGGCAGACACCAAGGACGCCGAAGGCTGGGTGGCCACGGGGGATGCGGGCTTTATCGAAGAGGACACGGGCCATCTGCGGATCATCGACCGCGCCAAAGATGTCGGGAAAATGGCGGATGGATCGCTTTTTGCGCCCAAATATGTGGAGAACAAGCTCAAGTTTTTCCCCAACATTCTGGAGGTCGTGGTGTTTGGCAACGAGCGTGACGAATGCACGGCCTTTATCAACATCGACCTGACCGCTGTGGGCAACTGGGCGGAACGGAACAATATCGGCTATGCCTCCTATCAGGAGTTGGCGCGGCACCCGCAGGTTATGGCTATGATTCAGGAGCATGTGGAAGAGGTAAACACTTCCGTCGCGGAGGACGTCATGCTGTCTGGCTGTCAGGTCCATCGCTTTGTGGTGCTGCACAAGGAATTGGATGCGGATGATGGCGAGCTGACCCGCACACGCAAGGTCCGCCGCCGGATCATCGAAGAGAAATATGCGGATATCATCGCGGCACTATATGACGGCTCGCCTGAGATATCGACCGTGACCGAAGTGACCTATGAAGACGGGCGCAAGGGCTCAATCTCCGCAACGCTGGAAGTTCGGGTGGCAGCGGTGCAACCGGTTGGTGCAAGGATGGCAGCGCAATGA